In Oryza sativa Japonica Group chromosome 2, ASM3414082v1, the following are encoded in one genomic region:
- the LOC4330936 gene encoding protein TONSOKU translates to MGRGGGGRWTKEEEEELKAAKRGYREAVAEGNREEEARWANVIGDIHKRRGEYVEALRWLRIDYKVSVKYLPQRHLLPSCQSLGEVHLRLGNFSEALTYQKKHLQLAKEADDLVEQQRASTQLGRTYYEILLRSENDHSAIRNAKKYFKSSMKLARVLKENPSSQKSLFLKELIDAYNNMGMLELELDNYEEAEKLLVQGLKICEEEEVHQYDDARSRLHHNLGNVYIELRNWNRAKGHIEKDIEICRKIRHTQGEAKGFINLGEVHSRVQKYEDAKLCYNKALQITKCLEDEDALMDQIHQNIETVTKAAKVLEEMKTDEQKLKKLVRDTSNARGTSKERKLLLEQYAWLDNLMEKARMITAWPKLKEFSKGQKRVANELHDKEKQSNSLLVIGESYQKLRNFSKARKWCMKSWNMYRSIGNLEGQALAKVNIGNVLDSCGDWAGALQAYEEAYRISVEGGLSNVQLDALENMHYSHMVRFDNIEEAKKLQQEIDSLKRMSDQHEARDTVSDYCSETESEDGNVSDNILNTEDNDGNIANNISEEFDDDVVLASLVHKSKSSKTKASKIHSSPKNVDESCDMDGSPEEVVSKSFSNHSGRKRVRVVISDDEAEEAPEIDQSKRTLTGRADSLSTSERIANAANRNRNQHTSHPIETKEVDSVCTPCPAEESICSFKSGSPVCHGNDGPDLGASSIGKLSVSKPAASGSKVGTHASNSRPQCQNAVGLQSSDADHKFWVFKIGELLVYLDANACTCEGAFSIECLKVEVACVYYLQIPDEKRSKGLLPIIGELKCCGKVLDDTDSRDYIDQLASEQKCIDVVIDDWVPKRLMKLYVDFCTKLSEAPNKKLLKKLYNLEVSEDEVIVSDCGLQDLSITPFLDALRLHKTIAVLDLSHNMLGNQTIERLQQIFSSSSQTYGGLTLDLHCNRFGPTALFQICECAVMTNRLEVLNLSGNRLTDACGSYLFTILQKCKALYSLNVEQCSITSRTVQKMADALHEGSALSHLSLGNNNPISGNTMLSLLSKLASLKRFSELSLTGIKLSKLMVDKLCVLAQSSCLSGFLLGGTYIGSGGATKLTEALSCASQELLRLDLSNCGLTTPDFSQLCTNLSQINIVDLNLGGNSFTLEECDAIRALLSNPQCSLRSLTLDRCNLGLAGTVGIIQALAGNDQLEELRVAENTNLALQRTLQYDEDAQDVSPGTDQNQRTNAEANDHIDPDKMEVPDSEDEEAVHEDTRAATGPDGSCASSCQRNSSSGCHAIQELADAIISAKQLKVLDLSRNGLSEEDIQSLYSAWASGPRGDGMARKHVAKEVVHFAVDGMNCCGLKPCCRRDLQM, encoded by the exons atggggcgcggcggcgggggacggtggacgaaggaggaggaggaggagctgaagGCGGCGAAGCGGGGGTaccgggaggcggtggcggaggggaaccgggaggaggaggcgcggtggGCGAACGTCATCGGCGACATCCACAAGCGGCGGGGGGAGTACGTGGAGGCGCTCCGGTGGCTGCGGATCGACTACAAGGTCTCCGTCAAGTACCTCCCCCagcgccacctcctcccctcctgccaGTCGCTCGGCGAGGTCCACCTCCGCCTCGGCAACTTCTCCGAGGCCCTCACCTACCAG AAGAAGCACTTACAACTTGCCAAGGAGGCTGATGACCTTGTTGAGCAGCAGAGAGCTAGCACCCAGCTTGGCAGAACTTACTATGAGATCCTTCTAAGATCTGAAAATGATCACAGTGCCATTCGGAATGCCAAGAAATATTTCAAATCATCCATGAAGCTAGCAAGGGTTCTAAAGGAGAATCCATCGTCTCAGAAGTCTCTCTTCCTAAAGGAGCTTATTGATGCGTACAATAATATGGGCATGCTTGAACTGGAACTGGATAATTATGAAGAAGCTGAGAAATTACTTGTTCAGGGTCTGAAGATATGTGAGGAGGAAGAGGTACACCAGTATGACGATGCTCGCAGTAGGCTCCATCACAATCTAGGTAATGTTTATATTGAACTACGCAACTGGAATAGAGCCAAGGGCCATATTGAGAAGGACATAGAGATATGTAGAAAAATACGCCATACTCAAGGCGAGGCAAAGGGATTTATAAATCTGGGGGAGGTGCATTCCCGTGTTCAAAAGTATGAAGATGCAAAGCTTTGTTACAATAAAGCTCTTCAAATAACAAAGTGCTTGGAAGATGAGGATGCACTAATGGACCAAATCCATCAGAATATTGAAACTGTTACCAAAGCAGCCAAAGTACTTGAGGAAATGAAGACAGACGAGCAGAAACTGAAAAAGCTTGTCAGAGACACATCTAATGCTCGTGGAACATCTAAAGAGAGGAAGCTCCTCCTTGAGCAGTATGCTTGGCTGGATAATCTTATGGAGAAGGCAAGGATGATAACTGCATGGCCAAAA CTGAAGGAATTTTCGAAAGGACAAAAGAGGGTAGCAAATGAACTCCATGACAAGGAAAAACAGAGCAACTCTCTTTTGGTCATAGGAGAATCTTACCAAAAGCTTAGAAACTTCAGCAAAGCTCGTAAATGGTGCATGAAAAGCTGGAATATGTATCGATCGATCGGAAACTTGGAG GGTCAAGCATTAGCAAAAGTGAACATTGGGAATGTtcttgattcttgtggtgactGGGCTGGTGCGTTGCAAGCTTATGAAGAAGCATACAG AATTTCTGTGGAAGGTGGTCTTTCAAATGTGCAACTAGATGCCCTTGAAAACATGCATTACAGTCACATGGTCAGATTTGATAACATTGAAGAAGCGAA GAAACTGCAGCAAGAAATAGACAGCCTGAAGAGAATGTCTGATCAACATGAAGCAAGGGATACAGTTAGTGACTATTGCTCAGAAACTGAAAGTGAAGATGGCAATGTATCTGATAATATCCTCAATACAGAGGACAATGATGGGAATATTGCAAATAATATTTCTGAGGAATTTGATGATGATGTTGTTCTTGCCTCACTTGTTCATAAAAGTAAGTCATCTAAGACCAAAGCATCTAAGATACATAGTAGTCCGAAGAATGTTGATGAGTCATGTGACATGGATGGGAGCCCTGAAGAAGTTGTAAGTAAATCATTTAGCAACCATTCTGGTAGAAAGCGTGTTCGAGTTGTCATATCAGATGATGAAGCTGAAGAAGCTCCTGAAATTGATCAGTCAAAAAGAACACTTACTGGTCGAGCAGATAGTCTGTCTACCTCAG AGCGAATTGCAAATGCAGCAAACAGAAACAGAAATCAG CATACCTCTCATCCCATTGAGACCAAAGAAGTAGACAGTGTTTGCACTCCCTGCCCTGCTGAGGAAAGTATATGTTCATTCAAATCTGGTAGTCCTGTTTGTCATGGTAATGATGGCCCAGATTTAGGAGCTTCTAGCATAGGAAAGTTATCTGTGTCCAAACCAGCAGCGAGTGGTTCCAAGGTTGGTACACATGCATCAAACAGTCGGCCCCAATGTCAAAATGCTGTTGGTCTTCAATCCTCAGATGCTGATCAT AAGTTCTGGGTGTTCAAAATTGGTGAACTTTTGGTTTACTTGGATGCAAATGCATGTACATGTGAGGGTGCCTTTAGCATTGAGTGTCTTAAAGTTGAAGTGGCATGCGTGTACTATCTTCAGATTCCTGATGAGAAGAGGTCCAAAG GTTTGTTGCCTATTATTGGGGAACTCAAGTGTTGTGGGAAGGTACTAGATGACACGGACTCACGAGATTATATTGATCAACTTGCCTCTGAACAGAAGTGCATTGATGTTGTTATTGATG ATTGGGTGCCAAAGCGGCTGATGAAATTGTATGTTGATTTCTGCACAAAGTTATCAGAAGCGCCAAATAAGAAGCTCTTAAAGAAATTATATAATCTTGAA GTCTCCGAAGACGAGGTTATTGTGTCTGATTGTGGACTCCAAGACCTGTCGATCACACCTTTTCTTGATGCTCTAAGATTACATAAAACAATAGCTGTGTTGGATCTTTCCCATAATATGCTAG GAAACCAAACAATTGAGAGGCTTCAACAAATATTTTCTTCATCAAGCCAAACATATGGTGGCTTGACACTGGATTTACATTGTAATCGATTTGGTCCAACTGCTTTATTTCAG ATATGTGAGTGCGCTGTTATGACTAATCGATTGGAAGTACTTAATCTGTCTGGGAATCGCCTCACAGATGCATGCGGTTCTTACCTTTTCACAATCCTACAGAAGTGCAAAG CACTGTACAGCTTGAATGTCGAGCAATGTTCTATCACATCAAGAACAGTTCAGAAGATGGCAGATGCACTGCATGAAGGGTCTGCCCTTTCACATCTCTCCTTAG GAAACAACAATCCAATTTCTGGAAATACAATGCTTAGCCTTCTCTCCAAACTTGCCTCTCTGAAAAG GTTTTCAGAACTAAGCCTGACTGGTATAAAACTGAGTAAGTTAATGGTTGATAAGCTGTGTGTACTTGCACAATCCTCATGCTTATCAGGATTTCTGCTAGGTGGAACTTACATTGGATCA ggaGGGGCAACTAAGCTTACTGAGGCACTCTCTTGTGCATCACAAGAATTGCTGAGATTGGATTTATCAAACTGTGGGCTTACAACTCCTGATTTCTCGCAACTCTGTACAAATCTTTCTCAAATTAATATCGTTGACTTGAACCTTGGAGGCAATTCTTTTACCCTAGAG GAATGTGATGCTATTAGGGCATTGCTTTCGAATCCCCAATGCAGTCTCAGATCTCTCACCCTTGATAGATGCAATCTTGGGCTTGCTGGCACCGTGGGCATTATTCAAGCACTAGCAG GAAATGACCAATTGGAGGAACTACGCGTTGCTGAGAACACAAACCTGGCACTACAGAGAACATTGCAGTACGATGAAGACGCGCAGGATGTATCACCAGGTACTGACCAAAACCAACGTACCAATGCTGAAGCGAACGATCACATAGACCCTGATAAGATGGAGGTGCCGGATAGCGAAGACGAAGAGGCAGTCCACGAGGACACCCGTGCAGCGACCGGCCCAGACGGGAGCTGTGCAAGTTCATGCCAGAGAAACTCCTCTTCTGGCTGTCATGCCATCCAAGAACTCGCTGATGCCATCATTTCTGCAAAGCAACTGA